One Spiroplasma endosymbiont of Cantharis nigra DNA segment encodes these proteins:
- a CDS encoding CoA-disulfide reductase, with the protein MKTLIIGGSATGMGVAARLKRNDPSIEITVIQEKDYVSLGACGLPYFVANNFEDKNILIARTKEEFEKTGIKIISNTKVDSVDFKNKKVFFNGQFEDYDNLVLAVGAKPIKPNVSGVDGENVFSLTTLEDGVLLKEKIINNDKIKKIVVVGAGFIGLEMTESLTELNKQVYLLEMESKVMKKAFDEEISNLIEEKLIDKKINTLLGEQLVEIKLKNKKVSSILLKSGKEIKADAVLLSVGFQPNTLFLKNSELKMNDRGTIIVNQKGETNVKGVYAAGDCATSKDYINNQDIYSPLATVASKFAKVIADNISGKKAKFVGSIQSSMLRIFDLEIARTGITEQMALKNNMNIKSVFIKDKDHTNYTPNQKDLYLKLIINENTKEIVGAQMAGSNSSVLRIYALAVLIWQKAKVNSDLEQIDLPYAPPFSRTVDIIHIALSKLNK; encoded by the coding sequence ATGAAGACATTAATTATTGGCGGTAGTGCAACTGGAATGGGTGTTGCTGCTAGACTTAAGAGAAATGATCCTAGTATAGAAATAACTGTTATACAAGAAAAGGATTACGTTTCTCTTGGAGCATGTGGACTTCCATATTTTGTTGCAAATAATTTTGAAGATAAAAATATTTTAATAGCAAGAACAAAAGAAGAGTTTGAAAAAACAGGTATTAAAATTATATCTAATACAAAAGTAGATTCAGTTGACTTCAAAAATAAAAAAGTATTTTTTAATGGTCAATTTGAAGATTACGATAATTTAGTTTTAGCAGTAGGGGCAAAGCCTATTAAGCCAAATGTTAGTGGTGTTGATGGAGAAAATGTTTTTTCTCTTACAACATTAGAAGATGGAGTTTTATTAAAGGAAAAAATAATTAATAATGACAAAATCAAAAAAATTGTTGTTGTTGGAGCTGGTTTTATTGGATTAGAAATGACAGAAAGTCTTACTGAATTGAATAAACAAGTATATTTATTGGAAATGGAGTCAAAAGTTATGAAAAAGGCTTTTGATGAAGAAATTTCTAATTTAATAGAAGAAAAATTAATTGATAAAAAAATTAATACTTTACTTGGAGAACAATTAGTAGAAATAAAATTGAAAAATAAAAAGGTTAGTTCAATTTTATTAAAAAGTGGTAAAGAAATTAAAGCAGATGCAGTTTTACTTTCTGTTGGTTTTCAACCAAATACTTTATTCTTAAAAAATAGTGAGTTAAAAATGAATGACAGAGGAACAATTATTGTTAATCAAAAGGGTGAAACAAATGTTAAAGGTGTTTATGCAGCTGGCGATTGTGCAACCTCTAAGGATTATATTAATAATCAAGATATTTATTCACCATTAGCTACAGTTGCAAGTAAATTTGCAAAAGTGATAGCAGATAATATTTCTGGAAAAAAAGCAAAATTTGTTGGTTCTATTCAAAGTTCAATGTTAAGAATTTTTGATTTAGAGATAGCAAGAACTGGAATAACAGAACAAATGGCATTAAAAAATAATATGAATATAAAATCTGTTTTTATTAAAGATAAGGATCACACGAACTATACTCCAAATCAAAAAGACTTATATCTTAAATTGATAATTAATGAAAATACAAAAGAAATAGTGGGAGCTCAAATGGCTGGAAGTAATAGTTCTGTTTTAAGAATTTATGCTTTGGCAGTTTTAATTTGGCAAAAGGCAAAAGTAAACTCTGATTTAGAACAAATTGATTTACCTTATGCTCCACCATTTTCAAGAACTGTCGATATTATTCATATCGCTTTATCTAAGTTAAACAAATAA
- a CDS encoding phospho-sugar mutase, with the protein MNFNKNNEVYQEWLKSNHLDENLKEELLKASDDELNAAFNIQLEFGTAGIRGILGAGPGRFNLYTIKKVTMSYAKLLLSKYGDVLNRGVVIGHDNRKFSKEFSQLAAEILTSFGIKAYLFKDNIMKPTPVVSFATKQLNAIGGIVITASHNPAVYNGYKIYDEFGCQLIDEDTKIIAEYMEEISDILNWNYKFDKTLLEVVPQNVLKKYKEMIENLQFYKNESRDKFKMIYSAVNGTGTEFTPPLLRSFGYEVIEVKEHAFEDATFKNVGNPNPEFEPAWKIPLEYGEKHKDASIIIIQDPDADRIGCAVNHKGKWIRIDGNQTGPLLIEWKLSQMKKHKLTPKNPAMYSSFVTSDLGDRIANETYNVKVIKTLTGFKWMGSEILKEPERDLNFVFAYEESYGYVLDSSTRDKDGIQATTMLVEAAWYYKQKGKTLIDVLNDLYAKYGYYYTYTENLNFKPEEIKSKVEPIMKKLREEEFSSMGGLKLNYVEDYIDGLFNMPGQNLMKFYFEDGSWFAVRPSGTEPKIKIYFICVSNNEEAAMSKCELLFKDLKKFLEI; encoded by the coding sequence ATGAATTTTAATAAAAATAATGAAGTCTATCAGGAGTGATTGAAATCTAATCACTTAGATGAAAATTTAAAAGAGGAATTATTAAAAGCTAGTGATGATGAATTAAATGCTGCATTTAATATACAATTAGAATTTGGAACTGCTGGTATAAGAGGTATTCTTGGTGCCGGACCAGGTAGATTTAATTTATACACAATTAAAAAAGTGACAATGAGTTATGCAAAATTATTGTTATCAAAATATGGAGATGTTTTAAATAGAGGTGTTGTTATTGGTCATGATAATAGAAAATTCTCAAAAGAATTTTCTCAATTAGCTGCTGAGATTTTAACAAGTTTTGGAATTAAAGCATATTTATTTAAAGATAATATTATGAAACCAACTCCAGTAGTTTCTTTTGCAACCAAGCAATTAAATGCCATTGGAGGAATTGTAATTACTGCAAGTCATAATCCTGCAGTTTATAATGGATATAAAATTTATGATGAATTTGGATGTCAATTAATTGATGAAGATACAAAAATAATTGCTGAATATATGGAAGAAATAAGTGATATTTTAAATTGAAATTATAAGTTTGATAAAACTCTTTTAGAAGTTGTTCCTCAAAATGTATTAAAAAAATATAAAGAAATGATTGAAAATTTACAATTTTATAAGAATGAATCAAGAGATAAATTTAAAATGATTTATTCAGCTGTTAATGGAACAGGAACTGAATTTACTCCACCATTATTGAGAAGTTTTGGTTATGAAGTAATAGAAGTAAAAGAACATGCATTTGAAGATGCAACGTTTAAAAATGTTGGTAATCCAAATCCAGAATTTGAACCTGCTTGAAAAATTCCTTTAGAATATGGAGAAAAACATAAAGATGCTTCAATTATAATTATTCAAGATCCAGATGCAGATAGAATTGGTTGTGCTGTTAATCATAAGGGAAAATGAATTAGAATTGATGGTAATCAAACTGGTCCATTATTAATTGAATGAAAATTAAGTCAAATGAAAAAACATAAGTTAACTCCTAAAAATCCAGCTATGTACTCAAGTTTTGTTACAAGTGATTTAGGTGATAGAATAGCAAATGAAACTTATAATGTTAAAGTTATAAAAACTCTAACAGGTTTTAAATGAATGGGTTCAGAAATTTTAAAAGAGCCTGAAAGAGATCTAAATTTTGTATTTGCATACGAAGAAAGTTATGGATATGTTCTTGATTCATCAACAAGAGATAAAGATGGAATTCAAGCAACAACAATGTTAGTTGAAGCAGCATGATATTATAAACAAAAAGGTAAAACTTTAATAGATGTATTAAATGATCTATATGCTAAATATGGATATTATTATACATACACTGAAAACTTAAATTTTAAGCCGGAAGAAATTAAATCAAAAGTAGAGCCTATTATGAAAAAACTTAGAGAAGAAGAATTTTCATCAATGGGTGGCTTAAAGTTAAATTATGTTGAAGATTATATTGACGGTTTATTCAATATGCCTGGACAAAATTTAATGAAGTTTTACTTTGAAGATGGAAGTTGATTTGCAGTAAGGCCTTCGGGAACTGAACCAAAAATAAAAATATATTTTATTTGTGTAAGTAATAATGAAGAGGCTGCAATGTCTAAATGTGAATTATTATTTAAAGATTTGAAAAAATTCTTAGAAATATAA
- a CDS encoding ribonuclease HII, with product MIENSRYLFDQKIREENKVNLISGSDEVGRGAMAGPIVVATVILKPEYNNFKIKDSKLLNEKQREELFDEIKKNCIDYSICEYDSKFVDEFNPKKTSQIGMVDSIKKLKIKPEVCLIDGENIELDLCKTIKIIKGDNLSITIGAASILAKVYRDRIMNNYHLKYPQYNFIKNKGYCTIDHQNRVKEFGVLDIHRFSYKPIKFLKEKKHEF from the coding sequence ATGATAGAAAACTCAAGATACTTATTTGATCAAAAAATAAGAGAAGAAAATAAGGTTAATTTAATTTCTGGAAGTGATGAGGTTGGTAGGGGAGCAATGGCAGGTCCAATTGTTGTAGCAACTGTAATTTTAAAACCTGAGTATAACAACTTTAAAATTAAAGATTCTAAATTATTAAATGAAAAGCAAAGAGAAGAATTGTTTGATGAAATTAAAAAAAATTGTATTGACTATAGCATTTGTGAATATGATTCAAAATTTGTAGATGAATTTAATCCAAAGAAAACAAGTCAAATAGGAATGGTAGATTCTATTAAAAAATTAAAAATTAAGCCAGAAGTTTGCTTAATTGATGGAGAAAATATAGAATTAGATTTGTGTAAAACCATAAAAATTATTAAGGGAGATAACTTGAGCATTACTATAGGAGCTGCAAGCATTTTAGCAAAAGTTTATAGAGATAGGATAATGAATAATTATCATTTAAAATATCCACAATATAACTTTATAAAAAATAAGGGATATTGTACAATTGATCACCAAAATAGAGTTAAAGAGTTTGGTGTTTTGGATATTCATAGATTTTCTTATAAACCAATAAAATTTCTAAAGGAGAAAAAACATGAATTTTAA
- the ylqF gene encoding ribosome biogenesis GTPase YlqF: protein MNDEKSSFNWFPGHMNKSIKEIEQKISIVDLVMEIVDARAPFSTQNPLLRKVLNTRPRLIILTKFDLSDKEITNQWTEYFKSIGNITYIVKDKQADIYSDVLKLINEMTKESQLKQKKRGIENPQLNVLVVGIPNVGKSTVISKLSRGKTLKIGNKPGVTRGMQRIVMTNNITLIDTPGILPAKFENETVACNCAATNSIRLDVIPKERMATKLMRYIYNSYPSLIENTYKINKHVLRPIDYDDTFTIFEEIAKRNKFTILDEIADVERAIELFIHDIIKNNLGKISFEKPIEIKEISKQSIKENDLDSTVVSDLTVEW, encoded by the coding sequence ATGAATGATGAAAAATCAAGTTTTAATTGATTCCCAGGTCATATGAATAAAAGTATTAAAGAAATTGAACAAAAGATTTCTATAGTAGATCTTGTTATGGAAATTGTTGATGCAAGAGCACCTTTTTCAACACAAAATCCATTATTAAGAAAAGTTCTAAACACTAGACCAAGGTTAATAATTTTAACTAAATTTGACTTATCAGATAAAGAGATAACTAATCAATGGACTGAATATTTTAAATCCATTGGAAATATAACATACATTGTAAAAGATAAACAAGCTGATATTTATAGTGATGTTTTAAAGCTTATAAATGAAATGACAAAAGAATCACAATTAAAACAAAAAAAACGGGGAATAGAAAATCCACAACTTAATGTTTTAGTTGTTGGTATTCCAAATGTTGGAAAATCAACTGTTATTTCAAAGCTTTCAAGAGGTAAGACTTTAAAAATAGGTAATAAGCCAGGAGTAACAAGGGGTATGCAAAGAATTGTAATGACAAATAATATTACATTGATTGATACTCCTGGTATTTTACCTGCAAAGTTTGAAAATGAAACTGTAGCTTGTAATTGCGCTGCTACTAATTCAATTAGATTAGATGTCATTCCAAAAGAGAGAATGGCAACTAAATTAATGAGATATATTTATAATTCATATCCATCATTAATTGAAAATACTTATAAAATTAATAAGCATGTATTAAGACCAATAGATTATGATGATACATTTACTATCTTTGAAGAAATTGCTAAAAGAAATAAATTTACAATTCTTGATGAAATAGCTGATGTTGAAAGAGCTATTGAGTTATTTATTCATGACATTATTAAAAATAATTTGGGAAAAATCTCATTTGAAAAACCAATTGAAATTAAGGAAATATCAAAGCAATCAATTAAAGAAAATGATTTAGATTCAACAGTAGTAAGTGATTTAACAGTGGAATGATAG
- a CDS encoding 23S rRNA (pseudouridine(1915)-N(3))-methyltransferase RlmH, producing MKIKIICFNKVNKEYREVYEAYIDKLKKHCILEMIEINEFDHGDIKSNMVKNEQNISLKLQESKDYEIFLLDINSKQYSSELIAETIEENQNYKNGKICFIIGPSDGFSQEFREIHNNKISFGLITLPYNLVRIILLEQIYRGFKINKNQKYHK from the coding sequence ATGAAAATAAAAATAATTTGTTTTAATAAAGTTAATAAGGAATATAGAGAAGTATATGAAGCATACATTGATAAGTTGAAAAAGCATTGTATTTTAGAGATGATTGAAATTAATGAATTTGATCATGGTGATATAAAATCTAATATGGTAAAAAATGAGCAAAATATTAGTTTAAAATTACAAGAAAGTAAAGATTACGAAATATTTTTATTAGATATTAACTCTAAGCAATATAGTTCTGAATTAATTGCTGAAACTATAGAAGAAAATCAAAATTATAAAAATGGGAAAATATGTTTTATAATTGGTCCAAGTGATGGATTTAGTCAAGAGTTTAGAGAAATTCATAATAATAAAATTAGTTTTGGCTTAATCACTTTACCTTATAATTTGGTAAGAATAATTTTATTGGAACAAATTTATAGAGGGTTTAAAATAAATAAGAACCAAAAGTATCATAAATAA